One Spinacia oleracea cultivar Varoflay chromosome 4, BTI_SOV_V1, whole genome shotgun sequence DNA segment encodes these proteins:
- the LOC110794705 gene encoding probable leucine-rich repeat receptor-like protein kinase At5g63930: MGSLNSSNYYKVLMVFLLVHTLLCDQANGLNLEGQYLLDVKSRLVDKSDDLGNWNPMDQNPCKWRGVICSNGSNPVVETLDLNNLNLSGSISPSIGSLVHLIHLDLSFNGLFKNIPKEIGNCSNLQSLSLQNNHLEGHIPEELGKLSSLTYLNICNNKLSGPLPEVLGNLSSLLEFVAYTNSFSGSLPRSIGKLKNLRKFRVGQNFITGSIPAEIGGCKSMELFGLAQNQLNGNIPIELSLLSNLTELVLWDNQLSGFIPWQLSNCTNLQTLALYRNNLVGEIPKELMNLKFLSSLYLYRNALNGTIPKEIGRLSAATEIDFSENFLTGEIPTEISMIKGLELLYLFENRLTGVIPEELTDLKNLSKIDLSINSLTGTIPVGFQYLPQLLMLQLFNNSLRGTIPQELGLRSHLWVLDLSSNNLTGSIPQNLCRNSNLILLNLGSNKLSGNIPSDIISCKPLVQLRLYDNRLTGSFPTDVCKLVNLTSVELGENKFSGPIPPETGNCSNLQRLLLAHNHFTSALPAEIGKLSQLVAFNVSSNSFSGPVPSDIFNCSQLQRLDLSRNNFEGSLPDQIGTLSHLELLKLSDNSFSGNLPAVLGNLPRLTDLQMGGNLFSGEIPPELGRLSSLQIGLNLSCNNLSGKIPPELGSLALLEYLYINNNQLIGQIPSSLQTLLSLIGFNFSYNDLSGPLPSLPAFQTASLSSFSGNNGLCGGPLGGCSDYDSSLTLPNSSGRGGFRLGRIVAIVCAVIGGVSLFFIVVILYLLTRPVDIVTPVEEDKSFSDIDSDMYFFPKEGFTFDDLLVATDDFDERFVIGSGACGKVYKAVLPSGKTFAAKKLASNKEDGCINDSFRTEISTLGKIRHRNIVKLHGFYFHEGANVLLYEFMPRGSLGELLHGKSYNLDWQTRFLIAFGAAQGLSYLHHDCKPRIIHRDIKSNNILLDENFESHVGDFGLAKVVDLPYSKSVSAIAGSYGYIAPEYAYTMKVTEKCDIYSYGVVMLELLTGKTPVQPIDDGGDLVSWVRNYVKRNSLSTGIFDTRLNLQDESIVAHMTMFLKIALLCSSMSPHDRPTMRAVVSMLIDSNDQEGHYNLFPSRDVSYKDELPLQ, from the exons ATGGGTAGTTTAAATTCATCAAATTATTACAAGGTTTTGATGGTATTTCTTCTTGTACATACCCTTTTGTGTGATCAGGCAAATGGCCTTAATTTGGAGGGTCAGTACCTTTTAGATGTGAAGAGTAGATTGGTTGATAAATCTGATGATCTTGGTAATTGGAATCCAATGGACCAAAACCCTTGTAAATGGAGAGGTGTAATCTGTAGTAATGGTAGTAACCCAGTTGTGGAAACTCTTGATTTAAACAACCTGAATCTATCTGGATCAATTTCTCCAAGTATTGGAAGTTTGGTTCATTTGATTCATCTTGATCTTTCCTTTAATGGGTTGTTTAAGAACATACCCAAAGAGATTGGGAACTGTTCCAATCTTCAATCTCTATCTTTGCAGAACAATCATCTTGAAGGGCATATCCCTGAAGAATTGGGAAAACTGTCATCTTTGACCTATTTGAATATCTGCAACAATAAGCTTTCTGGCCCTCTTCCTGAGGTGCTTGGAAATCTGTCTTCTTTGTTAGAGTTTGTGGCATACACCAACAGTTTCAGCGGCTCGCTACCTCGTTCGATAGGGAAGCTGAAGAACTTGAGGAAGTTTAGAGTGGGTCAGAATTTCATTACTGGTAGTATACCTGCAGAAATAGGTGGATGTAAGAGTATGGAGTTATTTGGTCTTGCTCAAAATCAGTTGAATGGGAACATCCCTATAGAGCTCAGTTTGCTAAGCAACTTGACTGAGTTAGTTCTATGGGATAATCAGCTTTCTGGGTTTATCCCATGGCAGCTTTCGAATTGCACGAATTTGCAAACTCTTGCTCTTTACAGAAACAATCTTGTGGGTGAAATACCTAAGGAGCTTATGAACTTGAAGTTCCTTAGTAGTTTATACCTATACAGAAATGCTTTGAATGGGACAATACCAAAAGAGATAGGGAGACTTTCTGCAGCAACAGAAATCGATTTTTCAGAGAATTTCTTGACTGGTGAAATTCCTACTGAGATTAGTATGATTAAAGGGTTAGAGTTGCTCTATCTTTTCGAGAATCGGTTGACGGGTGTGATCCCTGAGGAGCTTACAGACTTGAAGAATCTCAGTAAAATCGATCTCTCGATAAATTCTCTGACAGGTACAATTCCTGTTGGATTTCAGTATCTGCCTCAGCTACTGATGTTGCAGCTCTTCAACAATTCTCTCAGAGGTACAATTCCTCAAGAGCTTGGATTGCGTAGCCATTTGTGGGTTCTTGATCTGTCTTCGAATAATCTGACAGGAAGTATCCCTCAAAACCTTTGCAGAAACTCTAACTTGATCTTGTTAAATCTGGGTTCAAACAAGCTTTCTGGAAACATCCCATCAGATATAATCAGCTGCAAACCACTGGTGCAGCTTCGCCTGTATGATAACCGCCTCACCGGAAGTTTCCCAACTGATGTTTGCAAGTTAGTGAATCTGACTTCAGTTGAATTGGGTGAAAATAAGTTCAGTGGTCCAATCCCACCTGAGACTGGAAACTGCAGTAACTTACAAAGGCTTCTGTTAGCACACAACCACTTCACATCAGCTTTACCAGCAGAAATTGGTAAACTTTCACAGTTGGTGGCTTTTAATGTCTCATCAAACTCATTTAGTGGACCTGTACCATCTGACATCTTTAACTGCAGCCAGCTACAACGTCTCGATCTTAGCAGGAATAATTTTGAAGGCAGTTTGCCTGATCAGATTGGAACTCTTTCTCATTTGGAGCTTCTGAAACTCTCTGACAACAGTTTCTCAGGAAACTTACCTGCAGTTTTAGGAAACCTCCCTCGTTTAACCGATTTACAGATGGGTGGTAACTTGTTTTCTGGTGAAATCCCTCCAGAATTGGGCAGGTTATCAAGTCTGCAAATTGGTCTGAATCTGAGCTGCAATAATCTATCAGGAAAGATACCCCCAGAACTCGGGAGTCTTGCATTACTGGAGTATCTCTACATCAATAACAATCAGTTAATTGGCCAGATTCCTAGCTCATTACAGACACTATTAAGTTTAATTGGGTTCAACTTTTCTTACAATGACCTCAGTGGCCCTCTACCTTCTTTGCCTGCTTTCCAAACTGCATCTCTTTCAAGTTTTTCCGGCAACAACGGTCTCTGCGGTGGGCCCCTTGGTGGTTGCAGTGACTACGACTCTTCACTCACTCTTCCTAATAGTTCCGGAAGGGGTGGTTTCCGTCTTGGTAGAATCGTTGCAATAGTTTGTGCTGTTATAGGTGGTGTCTCTCTATTCTTCATTGTTGTGATCTTATACTTGTTGACTCGGCCAGTTGACATTGTTACACCAGTTGAAGAAGATAAGTCCTTCAGTGACATTGATTCAGATATGTACTTCTTTCCCAAAGAAGGGTTTACTTTTGATGATCTCCTTGTTGCTACTGATGATTTTGATGAGAGGTTTGTGATTGGTAGTGGAGCTTGTGGGAAGGTGTATAAAGCAGTATTGCCTTCTGGTAAAACTTTTGCTGCGAAAAAGCTGGCTTCTAACAAGGAAGATGGTTGCATCAATGACAGTTTCAGGACTGAAATTTCAACTCTTGGGAAAATAAGGCATAGGAATATTGTCAAGTTGCATGGGTTCTACTTTCATGAGGGTGCTAATGTTCTTCTTTATGAGTTCATGCCAAggggtagcctcggcgaacttCTTCATGGGAAATCTTATAATCTTGACTGGCAAACGCGGTTTCTCATTGCGTTTGGGGCTGCACAAGGTCTCTCTTATTTGCACCATGACTGTAAGCCTCGAATAATTCATCGCGACATAAAGTCCAATAACATTTTACTTGATGAGAATTTTGAGTCTCATGTTGGTGATTTTGGGTTGGCAAAAGTAGTTGACCTGCCTTATTCCAAGTCAGTTTCTGCTATTGCTGGATCTTATGGGTACATTGCCCCTG AATATGCATACACCATGAAAGTCACAGAAAAATGTGACATATACAGCTACGGCGTGGTAATGCTGGAGTTGTTGACAGGAAAAACACCAGTACAGCCAATAGACGATGGGGGTGATCTTGTTTCGTGGGTCAGAAACTACGTCAAGAGGAACTCATTGTCGACTGGTATTTTCGACACTAGATTAAACTTACAAGATGAGAGCATTGTTGCTCATATGactatgtttttaaagattGCTTTGTTGTGTTCTAGTATGTCTCCTCATGATCGCCCCACGATGCGGGCTGTTGTGTCAATGCTCATTGATTCTAATGATCAGGAAGGTCACTATAATCTCTTCCCAAGTAGGGATGTGAGTTATAAAGATGAACTACCATTACAGTag